In a genomic window of Cynocephalus volans isolate mCynVol1 chromosome 1, mCynVol1.pri, whole genome shotgun sequence:
- the NECAB3 gene encoding N-terminal EF-hand calcium-binding protein 3 has protein sequence MACAGLLTVCLLRPRAPRPPRPPAPAPDAGPAGHALFQDVFRRADKNDDGKLSFEEFQNYFADGVLSPGELWELFSGIDTHPTDNLETEKLCDYFSEHLGVYQPVLAALEALNRAVLTAMDTTKLEYEQASKVDQFVTRFLLRETASQLQALQNSLEGASDTLEAQARGPWSDEEHVEVQSRPRGSRRAGRRALRSISRSPTWSPGSSDTGRSSEAEMQWRLQVNRLQELIDQLECKAPQLEPLQEEDLTKEPDSHILVAQRQVQVAEEALQDFHRALRCYVDFTGAQSHCLHVSAQKMLDSASFTLYEFWQDEASWRRHQQSSCSKAFQRVLIDHLRAPDTLTTVFFPASWWIMNNN, from the exons ATGGCGTGCGCGGGGCTGCTCACCGTGTGCCTGCTCCGGCCGCGCGCGCCCCGGCCCCCGCGGCCCCCCGCGCCCGCGCCCGACGCCGGGCCCGCCGGACACGCGCTCTTCCAGGAC GTTTTCCGCAGAGCGGACAAAAACG ATGATGGTAAGCTCTCATTTGAGGAATTCCAGAATTACTTTGCCGATGGTGTTCTCAGTCCAGGGGAGCTGTGGGAACTGTTCAGCGGCATTGACACGCATCCCACTGA CAATTTAGAAACGGAGAAACTGTGTG ACTACTTCTCAGAACACCTGGGTGTCTACCAGCCTGTGCTAGCTGCGCTGGAGGCACTGAACCGTGCGGTGCTCACTGCCATGGACACCACCAAGCTG GAGTATGAGCAGGCCTCCAAGGTGGACCAGTTTGTGACCCGCTTCCTGCTGCGGGAGACGGCGAGCCAGCTCCAAGCCCTGCAAAACTCACTGGAGGGGGCGTCAGACACCCTGGAGGCCCAGGCCCGGGGCCCATG GTCAGATGAAGAGCATGTGGAAGTGCAGAGCAGGCCCCGTGGCAGCCGGCGGGCAGGGCGCAGGGCCCTGAGGAGCATCAGCCGGTCTCCTACCTGGTCTCCTGGCTCCTCAGACACAG GGCGGAGCTCAGAGGCCGAGATGCAGTGGCGGCTCCAGGTCAACCGTCTCCAGGAGCTCATTGACCAGCTCGAGTGCAAG GCCCCCCAGCTGGAACCCCTGCAGGAAGAGGACCTTACCAAGGAGCCCGACTCG CACATCCTTGTGGCCCAGAGGCAGGTCCAGGTGGCAGAGGAAGCCCTGCAGGACTTCCACCGAGCCCTGCGCTGCTACGTGGACTTCACAGGGGCCCAGAGCCATTGTCTGCA TGTGTCTGCGCAGAAGATGCTGGACAGTGCCTCCTTCACCCTGTATGAGTTCTGGCAGGATGAGGCCTCCTGGAGAAG GCACCAGCAGTCATCCTGCAGTAAGGCCTTCCAGCGTGTCCTCATTGACCACTTGCGGGCTCCGGACACCCTCACCACTGTGTTCTTCCCAG CCTCCTGGTGGATTATGAATAATAACTGA
- the ACTL10 gene encoding actin-like protein 10, with the protein MLCSQGYLCFLLLCELRVRTFPRVGREAPPARTPDESDPAGSAGPREVGLGKPGLGHTRRRDLLPARTYISKSPQHSEIPLRQREGPGQTGDIGERTSHYGLQYEAYSLNHSQEAQRTYCGQDPAASPHCPGSHPAPDPSATATLLNLQTSFLLHSCDQPQNAPFGERMLHGGAKGRSRARKVASVSGSRRVRGPPLLGRVAVVVDQGSGFTKAGFAGEKQPRIVLKSSSLVPSWDRPVLPGAPGCELAGGVARAHPIKHGVVVDWEALEGLWERLLVGGLRVCPEQWPVLVSDSPSAPPADRERVAELLFEALAVPACHMASTAMLALCSAGALSGLAVEAGAGVCHATPIYAGHSWHKATFRQDVAGTTLSRYLRDLLVAACPDLGQRALPRKDITQLKKRCCYVSLDFEGDLCDPARHHPASFCMGNGCSVCLSSERFRCPEPIFQPGLLGQAEPGLPTLAFRALQKMPTTLRTRLANAVVLAGGSTLFPGFVERLDMELEAQCRRHGYMALRPRLVAKPGRGCAVWTGGSMVASLRSFQCHWMTRAMYQECGSRLVHDVFN; encoded by the exons ATGCTCTGCAGCCAGGGCTATCTTTGCTTTCTCCTTCTTTGTGAACTAAGGGTCAGAACCTTCCCCCGAGTTGGGCGGGAGGCTCCTCCCGCTAGGACTCCAGACGAGTCAGACCCCGCCGGGTCTGCAGGCCCAAGGGAGGTGGGCTTAGGCAAGCCCGGCTTAGGCCACACTAGGAGGAGGGACCTGCTTCCAGCAAGGACCTACATCTCCAAGAGCCCCCAGCATTCGGAAATCCCTCTTAGGCAGAGGGAGGGTCCCGGGCAAACGGGCGACATCGGGGAAAGAACA AGCCACTATGGTCTCCAGTATGAGGCTTACTCCCTAAATCACTCACAAGAGGCCCAGCGCACTTACTGTGGGCAGGACCCAGCTGCTTCTCCTCACTGTCCTGGGTCCCACCCAGCTCCAGATCCTAGTGCCACCGCAACCCTGCTGAACTTGCAGACTTCCTTCCTGCTACACTCTTGTGACCAACCTCAGAATGCCCCTTTTGGGGAGCGGATGCTGCATGG AGGCGCGAAGGGGCGGAGCCGAGCCCGGAAGGTGGCGTCGGTGTCCGGGAGCCGCCGGGTGCGCGGGCCGCCCTTACTGGGCCGCGTCGCGGTGGTGGTGGACCAGGGTTCGGGCTTCACCAAGGCGGGCTTTGCGGGCGAGAAGCAGCCGCGCATCGTGCTGAAGAGCTCCAGTCTGGTGCCCAGCTGGGACCGGCCCGTGCTGCCCGGCGCGCCGGGCTGTGAGCTGGCAGGCGGCGTGGCGCGGGCGCACCCCATCAAGCACGGTGTGGTGGTGGACTGGGAGGCGCTGGAGGGGCTGTGGGAGCGCCTGCTGGTGGGCGGCCTGAGGGTGTGCCCCGAGCAGTGGCCCGTGCTGGTGAGCGACTCGCCGTCGGCGCCGCCCGCCGACCGCGAGAGGGTGGCCGAGCTGCTGTTCGAGGCCCTGGCAGTGCCCGCGTGCCACATGGCCAGCACCGCGATGCTTGCGCTCTGCTCCGCCGGCGCGCTCAGCGGGTTGGCCGTGGAGGCGGGCGCCGGCGTGTGCCATGCCACGCCTATCTACGCGGGCCACTCGTGGCACAAGGCCACCTTCCGGCAGGACGTGGCAGGCACCACCCTGTCGCGCTACCTGCGGGACCTGCTGGTGGCAGCGTGCCCCGACCTCGGGCAGCGGGCCCTGCCCCGCAAGGACATCACACAGCTCAAGAAGCGGTGCTGCTATGTGTCGCTGGACTTTGAGGGCGATCTCTGTGACCCTGCCCGCCACCATCCGGCCAGTTTTTGCATGGGCAATGGGTGCTCCGTCTGCCTCAGCAGCGAGCGCTTCCGCTGCCCCGAACCTATCTTCCAGCCGGGTCTGCTAGGCCAGGCTGAACCAGGCCTGCCCACACTGGCCTTCCGGGCACTGCAGAAGATGCCTACGACACTGCGGACACGGCTGGCCAACGCCGTGGTGCTGGCAGGTGGCTCCACGCTTTTCCCTGGCTTCGTTGAGCGGCTGGACATGGAGCTCGAGGCGCAGTGCCGGCGGCACGGCTACATGGCCCTACGGCCCCGCCTGGTGGCCAAGCCTGGGCGCGGCTGCGCTGTGTGGACAGGCGGCTCCATGGTGGCTTCCTTGCGCTCCTTCCAATGTCACTGGATGACCCGGGCCATGTACCAGGAATGTGGCTCCAGGCTAGTGCACGACGTGTTCAACTGA
- the C1H20orf144 gene encoding uncharacterized protein C20orf144 homolog, giving the protein MGNNGSHKRTKAPRQAHKEKSWQKQFFSHLKQKKPSHPVGERPQEAGRTEISLLSRLDKRQQLDEAAAGPGARSGRPGEDASGNRVGSPAAAPMLRGAGDGGERRAREMKMLVLLLLLDARLQEEGCHAAAGAGTEVAQGRQRLDARLLTGGEGGPAEPQPRRRRPRPRPRP; this is encoded by the exons ATGGGAAACAACGGTTCCCACAAGAGGACCAAAGCACCCAGGCAGGCCCACAAGGAGAAGTCCTGGCAGAAACAGTTCTTCAGCCACCTCAAGCAGAAGAAGCCAAGT CACCCGGTGGGTGAGCGTCCCCAGGAGGCGGGCAGG accgAGATCTCGTTGCTTTCCCGCCTGGACAAGCGGCAGCAGCTGGACGAGGCGGCGGCGGGCCCCGGCGCGCGGTCCGGGCGGCCGGGTGAGGACGCTTCGGGCAACAGGGTGGGCTCCCCGGCGGCGGCGCCCATGCTGCGAGGAGCGGGCGACGGCGGCGAGCGGCGCGCGCGAGAGATGAAGATGCtggtcctgctgctgctgctggacgCGCGGCTGCAGGAGGAGGGCTGCCACGCGGCGGCCGGGGCCGGGACCGAGGTCGCGCAGGGCCGGCAGCGGCTGGACGCGCGCCTGCTGACCGGAGGCGAGGGCGGCCCCGCGGAGCCGCAGCCGCGCAGGcggcgcccccgcccccgcccgcggCCCTGA